From a single Pseudophryne corroboree isolate aPseCor3 chromosome 6, aPseCor3.hap2, whole genome shotgun sequence genomic region:
- the LOC134935213 gene encoding uncharacterized protein LOC134935213, giving the protein MLLLTKVHTVIKGHKHQCIIFTVRKQATTSRTQATVSRAVDAGDTGTSTSHHSPQRRPSQGSGSHTSRPSKRRHPDVAPTPALSTPPRRISTVLPLPPEHILESTQSPGPHSPQLSEPDIMPPEAQQESEQETYTLRLQAIDVNQPSTPQESTPPPQMSPHPQLSQTTPPQQPEPSFWVTWNQQQAQNIDCLRTHTQYLACLPHHLPRLCRNTSRLNVQLCRVANSMEQMRADNSQLIVTFQRIMDEQHHHQQVLIQLIQSNQIISETMSRIIDNNTTATTQLTATLANLSQNINLLAQHQQGSSSGTNTPTQTPISSPVRRSNRTRSTAQTKPTSATKEQPKK; this is encoded by the exons atgttgctgcttacaaaagtacacactgtaattaaaggtcataaacaccaatgtatcatttttacagtacgaaagcaagccaccacttcaAGAACACAAGCAACagtgtcaagagctgtggatgctggcgatacag gaacttcaacatcgcatcacagtccacaaagacgtccttcacaggggtctggcagccacacgagcaggcctagcaagagacgtcatcctgatgtcgcaccaacaccagcattaagcacacccccacgtcgtatttcaactgtgttgcctctgccaccagaacacattttggagagtactcaatcaccgggaccacattcccctcagctgtctg aaccagacatcatgcccccggaagcccagcaggaatctgaacaggaaacatacaccctccgtctgcaagcaatagatgttaaccaaccaagcacgcctcaggaaagtaccccgccacctcaaatgtcaccacacccacaattgagccaaacaacccccccgcaacaacctgaaccatcattttgggtaacatggaaccaacaacaggcacagaatattgattgcctacgcacacacacccaatacctagcctgtctgccccatcatctcccgagactgtgtagaaacacaagcaggctcaatgtccagctatgcagagtcgcaaacagtatggagcagatgagagcagataacagccaacttattgttacctttcagcgcattatggatgagcaacaccaccatcaacaggtcctcattcagttaattcaaagtaatcaaattatatcagaaaccatgtctcgcatcatagacaacaacacaacagccacaacacaacttacggcaaccctggctaacctcagtcaaaatattaatttgttggcacaacaccaacaaggttccagctcagggaccaacacacctacacagaccccaatttcatcaccagttcgaagatcaaaccgaacccgctccactgcccaaaccaaacccacgtcagccaccaaagaacagcctaagaaatag